The Gemmata palustris genome includes a region encoding these proteins:
- a CDS encoding SWIM zinc finger family protein: protein MATTEPTAELDTDAPPPAPSSGAHLSYAGASRVLTSGNAAQVEMFGNLDRAAVRFDATIKNPLRFREALSALYGVIGSDYRYAPKDRTQYIAYLRLKRDAAPLGVWHAQQAYFAWMLRNDPTALTILDPVVSVHPDQITFEVFGKDESTYACLAFRGEAFDTLSAAQYGTTNIDFSDALYSSVQQIRGYRETKFAIGHDAGKPAPETRGALLEKKIQVPDSWLRGFLQVQSAATLPFDHVQLSPMDLYNVLRHLRMNGDRKGKKRGLRFELVPAQQPRIVAEPWETVFTTTGDVFRGKAARLVRVWGRRRLMTMKRLLPFVQSVDVYLLGSGLPSFWVFRCGDITLTLGLTGFTSANWSSALGFDLLLPRKTQDGEPTKKVVEYLAKQWKADAKELAAQTGVKGAALVEAVQVGCQNGELMYDIANGVYRHRPLTEKPLDLSRLQFRNQREKVAHDLLTRRGAVRITGENRIAGIGLELTGTVTVTEEKRDYRPQMVLADEGQVRKVTCTCAPFRKQGIKGGPCVHLIALRLAFAEKESKKAKSDDAVKFETRAFAKRDGDVENVVQISLERDKIKYRWGLSGQTMRLQTMRFNSEADARQAYFAKLADLDSKGYLDAIAE from the coding sequence ATGGCAACGACCGAGCCGACCGCCGAACTCGATACCGACGCTCCGCCCCCAGCGCCGTCCAGCGGGGCGCACCTCTCGTATGCGGGCGCGAGCCGCGTGCTGACGAGCGGGAACGCCGCGCAGGTGGAGATGTTCGGTAACCTCGACCGCGCCGCGGTGCGGTTCGATGCCACCATCAAGAACCCGCTGCGGTTCCGCGAGGCGCTCTCCGCGCTGTACGGCGTCATCGGCAGCGACTACCGGTACGCGCCCAAGGACCGCACGCAGTACATCGCGTACCTGCGGTTGAAGCGCGACGCGGCCCCGCTGGGCGTCTGGCACGCGCAGCAGGCGTACTTCGCGTGGATGCTGCGCAACGACCCGACCGCGCTCACGATCCTCGACCCGGTCGTGTCGGTCCACCCGGACCAGATCACGTTCGAGGTGTTCGGCAAGGACGAGAGCACCTACGCCTGCCTCGCGTTTCGGGGCGAGGCGTTCGACACACTCAGCGCGGCGCAGTACGGCACCACGAACATCGACTTCAGCGACGCGCTGTATTCGAGCGTGCAGCAGATCCGCGGGTACCGCGAGACGAAGTTCGCGATCGGGCACGACGCCGGAAAGCCCGCGCCGGAAACGCGCGGCGCGCTCCTCGAAAAGAAGATCCAGGTGCCGGACTCGTGGCTCCGCGGCTTCCTGCAAGTGCAGTCGGCCGCGACGCTGCCGTTCGACCACGTCCAGCTCTCGCCGATGGACCTGTACAACGTGCTGCGGCACCTGCGGATGAACGGCGACCGCAAGGGCAAGAAGCGCGGGCTGCGGTTCGAGCTGGTCCCGGCGCAGCAGCCGCGGATCGTCGCCGAACCGTGGGAAACGGTGTTCACCACCACGGGCGACGTGTTCCGCGGAAAGGCCGCGCGCCTCGTCCGCGTGTGGGGGCGCCGGCGGCTCATGACGATGAAGCGCCTGCTGCCGTTCGTGCAGAGCGTGGACGTGTACCTCCTGGGGAGCGGGCTGCCGAGCTTCTGGGTGTTCCGGTGCGGGGACATCACACTGACGCTCGGGCTGACCGGCTTCACCTCCGCCAACTGGTCGAGCGCGCTGGGCTTCGACCTGCTGCTGCCGCGCAAGACGCAGGACGGCGAGCCGACGAAGAAGGTGGTCGAGTACCTCGCGAAACAGTGGAAGGCGGATGCGAAGGAACTCGCGGCTCAAACGGGCGTGAAGGGCGCAGCGCTCGTCGAGGCCGTGCAGGTCGGGTGTCAGAACGGCGAACTGATGTACGACATCGCCAATGGCGTGTACCGGCACCGGCCGCTCACGGAGAAGCCGCTCGACCTCTCGCGCTTGCAGTTCCGCAACCAGCGCGAAAAGGTCGCGCACGACTTGCTCACGCGGCGCGGGGCGGTGCGCATCACGGGCGAGAACCGGATCGCGGGCATCGGCCTGGAACTGACCGGCACGGTGACGGTCACCGAAGAGAAGCGCGACTACCGCCCGCAGATGGTGCTCGCGGACGAGGGGCAGGTGCGCAAAGTGACCTGCACCTGTGCGCCGTTCCGCAAACAGGGCATCAAGGGCGGGCCGTGCGTTCACCTGATCGCGCTCCGGCTCGCGTTCGCGGAAAAAGAGTCGAAGAAGGCCAAGAGCGACGACGCGGTGAAGTTCGAGACGCGCGCGTTCGCCAAGCGCGACGGGGACGTCGAGAACGTCGTTCAGATCTCGCTCGAGCGCGACAAGATCAAGTACCGCTGGGGGCTGAGCGGCCAGACCATGCGGCTCCAGACGATGCGGTTCAACAGCGAGGCGGACGCGCGCCAGGCGTACTTCGCCAAGCTCGCGGACCTCGACTCCAAGGGATACCTCGACGCGATTGCGGAATAA
- a CDS encoding HEAT repeat domain-containing protein encodes MASKKWLPLRDRFRALLSVMRAFVRVKDQLPEDGFDDAFSELDDLVYNFPDEIFTELNDELAAVGESDAESNTGPVAPLIPGVPFDRQIQGLRMQIERLGEAVDELSNNDEDEDEDESDESGGTGAPEEPKSAPKTLGEAGPGKSQTYRGDIRAAVGIGGSLAFVTVHPEGAPTALYWLDVDKLSLQQDALECGGAAIAADGNTVYVGGTDKRLYECGKKAPKLLAGPFGGDIAAIVPVAKKRIAVLNGKQIDIISDKDGAIKQTLELPDTGTCLSVDKSGYWLAAGTTKGIVAVFDGQDKDEFEPSESAKLHDGAVTVIQFEPEELRFFSAGADNKLLTTFARGSLEPEDKGRANMHEDVLTALVLVPGDRFVTGSRDATLKNWPRPGAIKPSTLKDVVGRVVALAVVTVYNQPHVAVACDDNSIRLIKLEADGKFPDDPVTAKVTGAADWVQNELSQRYDPKRREKALRVLAEWKDSASIDILGEQITRDPDNKIRELIADLLTKSDNPRVGKILERAIGHGDSKVREIAFRGLFRPLKPDLLPIDLALKTGHADVGVLAIKALEPLARADDQALTRLVDALDAANWDVRKTALSSLETVYDAKAPTANLTALGSKHGDIRATALIRAYERQLLDDPAVQSAIRRRLEDADAGVRKVAFLLSVLSKPELAGVLRASDTELNRQLNELEKAEKADKAAPQLATDAKGKLTPTDYDTLLQATASRALDTCLRGARGLAVLGDPRAFGLLLQLSREEDVSARVDVCRALAALDDERAVNRLRSMLFDREASVRDAAYTALVKIFDKTPLSVAESGLTAADEDVRRRGLETLIQTVKKKKPTAPGEPGWDLLVRALNDSTSGVRSEAFKAALNLKIDGGAANTLRFTLQSIHPAVRREALTEVTAQEKEEWAAPLLYEFFNDADPGLRKEAFEFATKKNKDLGVLETALASRFPDARKLAVEGLIKKHSKAAQQVLLRAIADPDRDVRLLAVNALVDDDAKGPLKEAMKSDRADIRVRAAAALAKHGDETTYLLLTELASAPEPQLKEHVSDWLDAAANALYGLGELGDPRALHLVTPLLDSPHARLRKAAAHALVWVAKADTMSALRSALQNSDPEVKYRAALGLAYLGDATVVPLIRSTEGNAVVTPGEQFTATVALGAAAGVQGTVYLDSPDEKLRDRALLATLLLELKDTDGQPEKCIECVSARGARFRLTGAQALESFADPVAFREFVIKEVNDRGEDTPWKVAPEVVDDLANLLAFAEPQLKAKTALLLSLFDIKEQAEWNAAWSVHSTRFASAIKAAKDAGAKAGVPVASKITPAQLRELAFGGYVGLVREQGASGGGQPIGKIRQTALSRIFAIASKDATYSRSAQPVLAQAMGDPNQPVRTQAFEHLQALGMDKAQLGAEALEAGFTDLGVKGLELLTDGTSAKKGEAVLERVMLARSDDLAIEAAKLLRDRQGKIPVAKKALDAVYEPMRLQAVEWLASEYEASTDAQKFLRTAVESRYRKVREKAAFELAGKKDAVAYDSLAKFLREAADYGSQNAITQALTGLGDKRAADAFLDRIENDPAGTAEVKMLLGAAAGFREPKTADRLFLLFDKLKDRQDELDSAILTVSGHDQYVADREDEHPNDRAGWMKDQHPRHDAILARLLDRAFTSGDPDYIVGTLLEPARWSLGHDVDAIFTTLCTSPNVQLRDAAIQAYGWRVRKRKAPPDPLLKAVKHKNPVTQFFAAEGLARGGRGDGMQVLLSGIEYLEDTSHRVRAVHALGELGDPRSVDKLLALATEDGNPLQEAATEAIGHLKKSPQADNVFRLLEKHAKGQTGISQRALVGLRYFDTPSGWDIVRAKVNAKGYGWLLSRIRSTAAEQLGYNDDPATRDLLLKLLRTNTDYELAMAAYRSARRLWGKDSLEPNYNLIQNPSASSFVGNTGEDGGALEPVVKRGDALRLMDVFPSCQPQIQGQLESALLTRPNLPVKEAVASLGHADEGTVRLATRLLGRVPTPDASVKDAVGGALTKWWKTWQDRRAKAGGAMPSSDDDDDDYYDDDDNDDDYGGTKPKGNPLLLAGEVVESLLFTAGRVGVQTETLAGVAKSRPDDPLARGIRLEAVRCLALGKVTPAVLDTLEALAVGPDADVRILSAELLGRFDAKRAAKLAEKMLSDRPGFNRLVVAKAVSAANVTSAAANVHLQPVALPVFVAEKDVNTLAAVAKDRKANEIARLGAVEGLGVMATETAEKVLVEIGTAKDDEKELRKAAWRALRRSKRARARGAANTLATMPKALKKAKPGADAKGGAAEDE; translated from the coding sequence ATGGCCTCCAAAAAATGGCTCCCGCTCCGCGACCGGTTCCGCGCGCTGCTTTCGGTGATGCGCGCGTTCGTGCGTGTGAAAGACCAGCTCCCGGAAGACGGCTTCGATGACGCTTTCAGCGAACTCGATGATCTCGTTTACAACTTCCCGGACGAGATATTCACCGAGTTGAACGACGAACTGGCCGCGGTCGGTGAGTCCGATGCCGAATCGAACACCGGCCCTGTTGCACCGCTGATCCCAGGCGTGCCGTTCGATCGACAGATTCAAGGTCTCCGCATGCAGATCGAGCGCCTGGGCGAAGCGGTCGATGAACTCAGCAACAACGACGAGGATGAGGACGAAGACGAGAGCGACGAATCCGGGGGAACGGGCGCGCCGGAAGAACCGAAATCCGCGCCCAAAACGCTCGGCGAAGCCGGGCCGGGCAAGTCGCAGACGTACCGCGGCGACATTCGAGCCGCGGTGGGCATCGGCGGGTCGCTCGCGTTCGTGACGGTTCACCCGGAAGGTGCCCCGACCGCGCTGTACTGGCTCGACGTCGATAAGCTCAGCCTCCAACAAGACGCGCTGGAGTGCGGCGGAGCCGCGATCGCGGCCGACGGGAACACGGTCTACGTCGGCGGCACCGACAAGCGCCTCTACGAGTGCGGCAAGAAGGCGCCCAAACTCCTCGCGGGGCCGTTCGGCGGCGACATCGCGGCCATCGTGCCCGTCGCGAAGAAGCGCATCGCCGTCCTGAACGGCAAGCAGATCGACATCATTTCGGACAAGGACGGTGCGATCAAGCAGACGCTCGAACTCCCCGATACGGGGACGTGTTTGAGTGTGGACAAGAGCGGGTACTGGCTCGCCGCCGGGACCACAAAGGGCATCGTCGCGGTCTTCGACGGACAGGACAAGGACGAGTTCGAGCCGTCCGAGTCCGCGAAGCTGCACGACGGCGCGGTCACGGTCATTCAGTTCGAGCCGGAGGAGCTGCGGTTCTTCTCGGCCGGGGCCGACAACAAGTTACTCACCACGTTCGCACGCGGCAGCCTCGAACCGGAGGACAAGGGCCGTGCGAACATGCACGAGGACGTGCTGACGGCCCTTGTTCTGGTACCCGGCGACCGGTTCGTGACGGGCAGTCGCGACGCGACACTGAAGAACTGGCCGCGCCCGGGTGCCATCAAGCCGAGCACGCTAAAAGACGTAGTGGGCCGCGTCGTCGCGCTGGCGGTTGTGACGGTTTACAACCAGCCGCATGTCGCGGTCGCGTGCGACGACAACAGTATCCGGCTCATCAAGCTCGAAGCGGACGGGAAGTTCCCGGACGATCCCGTCACCGCGAAGGTGACCGGCGCCGCGGACTGGGTGCAGAACGAATTGTCCCAGCGATACGACCCGAAGCGCCGGGAGAAGGCGCTGCGGGTGCTGGCGGAGTGGAAGGATTCCGCCAGCATCGACATCCTCGGCGAACAAATCACGCGCGACCCCGACAACAAGATCCGCGAACTGATCGCGGACTTGCTGACGAAGAGTGACAACCCGCGCGTCGGGAAGATCCTCGAACGGGCGATCGGGCACGGCGACAGCAAGGTGCGCGAGATCGCGTTTAGGGGGCTGTTCCGGCCGCTGAAGCCGGACCTCCTCCCAATCGACCTCGCACTGAAGACCGGCCATGCCGATGTCGGTGTGCTCGCGATCAAGGCGCTCGAACCGCTCGCGAGGGCTGACGACCAGGCACTCACGCGGCTCGTGGACGCACTCGACGCGGCGAATTGGGACGTGCGGAAAACGGCCCTCAGTTCGCTCGAAACGGTGTACGACGCGAAGGCGCCCACCGCGAACCTCACCGCGCTCGGCTCGAAGCACGGCGACATCCGCGCAACGGCGCTGATTCGCGCTTACGAGCGCCAGTTGCTCGACGATCCGGCGGTGCAATCGGCTATTCGGCGCCGGCTCGAAGACGCCGACGCGGGCGTGCGGAAGGTCGCGTTCCTGCTCTCCGTGCTCTCGAAGCCGGAACTCGCGGGGGTGCTGCGTGCGAGCGACACGGAACTCAACCGCCAGTTGAACGAACTGGAAAAGGCCGAGAAAGCAGACAAAGCCGCGCCGCAATTGGCCACGGACGCGAAGGGCAAACTCACGCCCACAGATTACGACACGCTGTTGCAAGCGACCGCGAGTCGCGCGCTCGATACGTGCTTGCGTGGTGCCCGCGGGCTGGCGGTGCTGGGCGACCCGCGTGCGTTCGGCCTTCTGCTACAACTGAGCCGCGAAGAAGACGTGAGCGCCCGCGTCGATGTGTGCCGCGCGCTCGCCGCACTCGACGACGAACGCGCCGTGAACCGGTTGCGCTCGATGCTGTTCGACCGCGAAGCCTCGGTGCGCGACGCCGCGTACACCGCGCTCGTGAAAATCTTCGACAAGACGCCACTCTCCGTCGCAGAGTCGGGCCTGACCGCCGCGGACGAGGACGTTCGGCGCCGCGGGCTCGAGACGCTGATTCAGACGGTCAAAAAGAAGAAGCCGACCGCGCCCGGCGAACCGGGCTGGGATCTGCTCGTGCGTGCCCTCAATGACAGCACGTCGGGCGTGCGCAGCGAAGCGTTCAAGGCCGCGCTCAACCTGAAAATCGACGGCGGCGCCGCGAACACGCTCCGGTTCACACTTCAATCCATTCACCCGGCCGTGCGGCGCGAAGCGCTCACCGAAGTGACGGCGCAAGAGAAGGAAGAGTGGGCCGCGCCGCTCCTGTACGAGTTCTTCAACGACGCGGACCCCGGCTTGCGGAAGGAAGCGTTCGAGTTCGCCACGAAGAAGAATAAAGACCTCGGCGTCCTCGAAACGGCCCTCGCGTCGCGGTTCCCGGACGCCCGGAAACTCGCGGTCGAGGGCTTAATCAAGAAGCACTCCAAGGCCGCGCAGCAAGTGCTGCTTCGCGCGATCGCGGACCCGGACCGCGACGTGCGCCTGCTCGCGGTGAACGCCCTGGTCGATGACGACGCGAAGGGGCCGCTCAAGGAGGCGATGAAGAGCGACCGCGCCGACATCCGCGTGCGCGCGGCGGCGGCCCTCGCGAAGCACGGCGACGAGACCACGTATCTCCTGTTGACCGAACTCGCGTCCGCGCCCGAACCGCAGTTGAAAGAACACGTTTCGGACTGGCTCGACGCGGCCGCGAACGCGCTCTACGGCTTGGGCGAACTCGGCGACCCGCGTGCGCTTCACCTCGTGACGCCGTTACTCGACAGCCCGCACGCGCGGCTCCGCAAGGCGGCCGCACACGCGCTCGTGTGGGTTGCGAAAGCCGATACGATGTCGGCGCTGCGGTCCGCGCTCCAGAACTCCGACCCGGAGGTGAAGTACCGCGCCGCACTCGGGCTGGCGTACCTCGGGGACGCGACCGTCGTTCCGCTAATTCGCTCCACGGAAGGCAACGCGGTCGTCACGCCCGGGGAGCAGTTCACCGCGACCGTCGCTCTCGGCGCCGCGGCCGGCGTGCAGGGCACCGTGTACCTGGACAGCCCCGACGAGAAGCTTCGCGACCGGGCGCTGCTCGCCACGCTCCTGCTCGAACTGAAGGACACCGACGGCCAGCCGGAGAAGTGCATCGAGTGCGTCTCCGCGAGGGGAGCGCGGTTCCGGCTCACCGGGGCGCAGGCACTCGAATCGTTCGCCGATCCCGTCGCGTTCCGCGAGTTCGTTATCAAGGAAGTGAACGACCGCGGCGAGGACACGCCCTGGAAGGTCGCGCCCGAAGTGGTGGACGATCTCGCGAACCTGCTCGCGTTCGCCGAACCGCAACTCAAGGCGAAAACGGCGCTTCTGTTGTCGCTCTTCGACATCAAAGAACAAGCGGAGTGGAACGCGGCGTGGAGCGTTCACAGCACGCGCTTCGCGTCCGCGATCAAGGCGGCAAAAGACGCCGGAGCGAAGGCCGGGGTACCCGTCGCGTCGAAGATCACGCCGGCCCAACTCCGCGAACTCGCGTTCGGCGGGTACGTGGGCCTCGTGCGCGAACAGGGCGCGAGTGGGGGCGGTCAGCCCATCGGGAAGATTCGGCAAACGGCACTGTCGCGCATCTTCGCCATCGCCTCGAAAGATGCAACCTACAGTCGCTCCGCACAGCCGGTACTCGCGCAGGCGATGGGCGACCCCAACCAGCCGGTCCGCACGCAGGCGTTCGAGCACCTGCAAGCCCTCGGGATGGACAAGGCGCAGCTCGGGGCCGAAGCACTGGAAGCGGGCTTCACGGATCTGGGCGTGAAGGGTCTGGAACTCCTCACCGACGGTACGAGCGCGAAGAAGGGCGAAGCGGTCCTCGAGCGCGTGATGCTCGCGCGATCGGACGATCTGGCCATCGAAGCCGCGAAGCTCCTTCGCGACCGGCAGGGGAAGATCCCGGTCGCGAAGAAGGCTCTCGATGCCGTTTACGAACCGATGCGACTCCAGGCGGTGGAGTGGCTCGCGTCCGAGTACGAGGCGAGTACGGACGCCCAGAAATTCCTTCGCACCGCGGTGGAATCGCGCTACCGCAAGGTGCGCGAGAAAGCCGCCTTCGAGCTGGCCGGGAAGAAAGACGCCGTCGCGTATGATTCACTGGCGAAATTCCTCCGAGAAGCCGCCGACTACGGCTCCCAAAACGCCATCACCCAGGCGCTAACCGGGTTGGGCGACAAGCGCGCTGCGGACGCCTTCCTGGACCGCATCGAGAACGACCCGGCCGGCACCGCCGAAGTGAAGATGCTGCTCGGCGCGGCGGCCGGGTTCCGCGAACCCAAGACCGCGGACCGGCTCTTCTTGTTGTTCGACAAGCTGAAGGACCGGCAGGACGAACTCGACTCCGCGATCCTCACCGTCAGCGGGCACGACCAGTACGTCGCCGACCGCGAGGACGAGCACCCGAACGACCGCGCCGGGTGGATGAAGGACCAGCACCCGCGCCACGACGCGATCCTCGCGCGCCTCCTCGATCGCGCGTTCACCAGCGGCGACCCGGACTACATCGTCGGCACGCTGCTCGAGCCGGCGCGGTGGTCGCTCGGTCATGATGTGGACGCGATCTTCACCACGCTCTGCACCAGCCCGAACGTGCAGCTCCGGGACGCCGCCATCCAAGCTTACGGCTGGCGGGTCCGCAAGCGCAAGGCGCCGCCCGACCCGCTGCTGAAGGCGGTGAAGCACAAGAACCCGGTCACGCAGTTCTTCGCGGCCGAGGGGCTGGCCCGCGGCGGGCGCGGGGACGGGATGCAGGTGCTCCTGTCGGGCATCGAGTACCTCGAAGACACGAGCCACCGCGTGCGCGCCGTTCACGCGCTCGGCGAACTCGGTGACCCGCGCTCGGTCGACAAACTGCTCGCGCTCGCCACCGAGGACGGGAACCCGCTCCAGGAGGCCGCAACGGAAGCGATCGGGCACCTGAAGAAATCCCCGCAAGCGGACAACGTGTTCCGCCTCCTCGAAAAGCACGCGAAGGGGCAGACCGGCATCTCCCAGCGGGCGCTCGTGGGGCTGCGGTACTTCGACACGCCGAGCGGCTGGGACATCGTTCGCGCGAAGGTGAACGCGAAGGGCTACGGTTGGTTGTTGTCGCGCATTCGCTCCACGGCCGCGGAGCAACTCGGGTACAACGACGACCCGGCCACGCGCGACCTGCTGCTGAAACTGCTCCGCACCAACACCGACTATGAACTCGCGATGGCGGCGTACCGGAGCGCCCGCCGGTTGTGGGGCAAGGACTCGCTCGAACCGAACTACAACCTGATCCAGAACCCGAGCGCGAGTTCCTTCGTCGGCAACACGGGCGAGGACGGCGGCGCACTCGAGCCGGTCGTGAAGAGGGGTGACGCGCTCCGGCTCATGGACGTGTTCCCGAGTTGCCAACCGCAAATCCAGGGACAACTCGAATCCGCGCTGCTCACGCGCCCGAACCTGCCGGTAAAAGAGGCGGTCGCGTCACTGGGCCACGCGGACGAGGGAACCGTTCGGCTCGCAACCCGACTGCTCGGGCGTGTCCCAACCCCAGACGCGAGCGTGAAGGACGCCGTTGGAGGCGCCCTCACGAAGTGGTGGAAAACGTGGCAGGACCGCCGGGCGAAAGCCGGTGGGGCGATGCCATCGAGCGATGACGATGACGATGATTACTACGACGATGATGATAATGATGACGACTACGGCGGGACTAAGCCGAAGGGCAACCCGCTGTTGCTCGCCGGCGAGGTCGTCGAGAGCCTACTGTTCACCGCGGGGCGCGTCGGGGTTCAGACGGAAACGCTCGCGGGCGTCGCGAAGTCTCGGCCGGACGATCCGCTCGCGCGCGGTATTCGGCTCGAAGCCGTGCGGTGTCTCGCGCTCGGGAAGGTGACGCCCGCGGTTCTCGATACGCTCGAAGCGCTCGCGGTCGGGCCGGACGCGGACGTGCGCATCCTCAGCGCCGAGTTGCTCGGCCGGTTCGATGCGAAACGCGCGGCCAAACTCGCGGAGAAGATGCTCTCCGACCGGCCGGGGTTCAACCGGCTCGTGGTCGCGAAGGCCGTTTCCGCCGCGAACGTGACCAGCGCCGCCGCGAACGTTCACCTCCAGCCGGTCGCACTGCCGGTCTTCGTCGCCGAAAAGGACGTCAACACGCTGGCCGCGGTCGCAAAGGACCGCAAGGCGAACGAAATCGCTCGCCTCGGCGCGGTAGAAGGTTTGGGCGTGATGGCGACGGAAACCGCCGAGAAGGTATTGGTCGAAATCGGCACAGCGAAGGACGACGAGAAGGAACTGCGCAAGGCCGCGTGGCGGGCGCTCCGGCGCTCGAAGCGAGCCCGGGCACGCGGCGCCGCGAACACGCTCGCGACGATGCCAAAGGCGCTGAAGAAGGCCAAGCCCGGCGCGGATGCCAAGGGCGGCGCGGCCGAGGATGAATAA